The DNA segment CCGCGGTGAGATCGGTCGCGGTCGCCTGGAACGTCCCACGCTCGAAGAGCGTCTGCACCATCGGATGCGCGAGCACGATGAGCGCGCAGCACGCCGGGATCGTAATGAAGTTCACCAAGCGCAGGCCGGTAACGAGGCTGCGCGCGACGCCGCGGCGGTTCTCCTGGGCAAACTGCGCGGCGAGCAGCGGAAAGATCACGGTGGCGATCGCGGCGGCGAAAATTTGCTGCGGAAAGTTCACGAGCTTGACGGCATAGTTCATGCCGGCGATGTAACCCGGCGCCAGCGTCGAGGCGAAGAAACGGTCGAAGAACAGCGCGAGCTGTCCGGCGGCCGAGCCCACGATGATCGGGCCGAGCAGCAGCCAGATCTTTGCCAGCCCCGGGTGCTTGAGATCGATGATCGGACGGTACTTGCCGATCGCCAAGAACGACGGCAGCTGCACGGCCATTTGCGCGATGAGACCGAGCGTCGTTCCCAGGACGAGCGCGTAGATCCCGATCTCGTGATTGAGCGCGAGCACGCAGGCGATGGTGACGATATTGACCGAGACGCCGATCATCGCGGTCGCGCGGAACCGGTGATACGCGTTGAGCATCGCCGAAAGAACGCCGCTCAAGCTGACGGCAACGATGCTGGGCATCAGCCAACGCGTCATTCGGATCGCGACGCCCATTTGCGGAGCCGGAAAACCGTGCGCGATCACCGGCACGTAATACGGCGCCAAGAAATATCCGAGAACCGCTCCGAACGTTAATACGATCGCCAAAACGTTGAGCACCGTGCTTGCCAGGCGCCACGCTTCATCTTCTTTTTTGTGGGTGAGATACTCCGAGAAGGTCGGGAGCAGCGCGCTGACCAGCGCGCCGTTGAAGACGCCGAAGAGAATCGTCGGAATGGTGGCCGCTGCGAGGAAGGTGTCCATTTCCCAGCGCGTGCCGTAATATTTTGCGCTGACGACCTCCCGCATGAAGCCGAGCACCGTCGATGCGAAGGTGGCGCCGACGATGAACATGGTCGAAGCCGCAATCGAAAACCGAGGATGGTGCGGACGATGGGACTCGGGAACGACCCGGAGGTGCTGCTTAATGGGCTCCGTCCTTACGCAAGACGGCCGGAATCGTGCGTGCGATCAAGACGAGATCCCCCATCGGCGACCACGTGTCGACGTAGTGGTTGTCCAGCTCCATCCAATGCTCGAATGAAACCTCGCTGCGGCCGTTGACCTGCCACAGGCAGGTAATGCCTTGCGGAACGGTAAGGCGCCGGCGCGCGAACGCGTCGTAGTGCGCCACTTCACACGGCAGCGCGGGACGCGGTCCGACCAGCGACATGTCGCCCAGCACGACGTTGAGAAAGTTTGGGAACTCGTCGATCGAGGATCGTCGCAAGAGCCGTCCCAATGGATGCAAGCGCGGATCGTTGCGAATCTTGAAGACCGGACCGGACGCCTCGTTGAGGTGCATCAGGTCGTCACGCATCGCGTGCGCGCCGTTGACCATCGTGCGCAGCTTGTACATCTTGAATCGCCGGCCGCCCATACCGACGCGCTCCTGCGCGTAGAACGGAGATCCGCCGGTGACGCAGACGATGCCGATGGCGGCGATTGCGACGATCGGCGACACGAGCAGCAGCAGCACCATTCCCAGCACCACGTCGGTCAATCGTTTGACCGCGCGCCACGTCTGGGGCACGGTGCGTTCGAGCGGCGGCGCGGCGACGGCGATCTGCATGCTCGTTATCGTCCCGCAAACGCCGCTTTGACGGTGGCGCCGACCATGTCGAGCCCCTCGATGTCCCCGAGCACGGCTCCGGCCGAACCGCTCAAATGGACGAAGGGCACGTACTCGCGGGTGTGGTCGGTACCGGGTGCGGTCGGATCGCAGCCGTGATCGGCCGTAAACACGACCTCATCGCCGGCGCGCATGAGCGACTCCAGCTGCGGCGCCATCGCGTCGAGCTCTTCCAATGCGGCGGCATAGCCGCGTGCGTCGCGACGGTGCCCGTACTTGGAGTCGAAGTCGTTCAGATTCGTAAAAATGAAGCCCCCGTTTACCGTGCGCAGCAAGTCCAGCGTCTTCTCCATCGCGTCGCGATTGTCGACGGCGCGTAACGACGAGGCGATGCCGTGTCCGCAATAAATGTCGCAGATTTTTCCTACGGCGTGCACCTCAACACCCCCGGCGGCCAGCTCGTCGAGCACGCACGCGGGCGGTTCGAGAGCGTAGTCGCGTCGATTCGGCGTTCGCTGGAAAGCCCCCGGCTTACCTAAGAACGGACGCGCGATGACTCGATTGACGTTATGCGGCGCCACCAGCATCCCTCGCGCGCGTTCACACCACTCGTACAAGGTCGAAAGAGGAACTACCTCTTCGTGGGCGGCAACCTGAAAGACCGAATCGGCGGAAGTATAGAGGATGGGGCGGCCGCTCGACAAGTGGGCGGGGCCAAGTTCCTCGATAATTTCGGTCCCGGAGGCGGCCTTGTTCCCTAGCGGCTGCCGTCCGGTGATGGCTGCAAACCCCTCGATGACCTCGGGCGGAAAGCCCTTGGGGTAGGTGGGAAACGCTTGGGCGGTCAGGATCCCGGTCATCTCCCAGTGGCCCGTCACCGTATCTTTGCCGGCGCTGCGGCCGCGAAGGCGCCCAACGCGGGCCCGCGGCCGAGCCGGCGGCGTCAAGCCCCGAATCGTCGTCAGCGCTCCCAGCCCGTAGCTTTCGAAGTTCGGCATACGCAAAGCTCCAACGCTGCGTGCGACGTTTCCGATCGTATCAACACCTGATGAATCCCCGTAGGCGCCGGAATCGGGAAGCGCTCCGACGCCGCCGGAATCAATGACGATCGCCACCACACGCACGCCTCGTCGCGATTGGCGTTTGATGAGGCACCCGCCTTCCTGAACGCGCATAGATAGGATAGAAGGACCATAGCCGAAAACCGACGCCTGGCTCATGCGGATTTTTCTTCGGGCGCTGTTTGCCCTTACGATCTTCGTCGTGCTCGCACGGCCGGCGTACGCTGCCGGACCCGTGCTCGTCCGCTTGAGCGCCGACCGCGTCCAGTTCTATTACGATCGGTTTCTCGTCGAAGCCGACGGACACGTGCGCGTGCAGGCAAGTAACGGTTTCGTTGCCACCGGCGACGCGTTTTCGATGGATCTCAAGCTCAACCGCTACGTACTTGCGGGACACGTTACGCTAAGCACGTCGAGCGGCAGCGCGAGCGGCGCTGCGATCGCCGACTTTTTGGACTTCGATCGCATCTACTTCGTGCCGGTCGCGAGCGAGCCCGACCGCTGGACGTTTCTGGGCGGCGATCTCGCGCATCCGGTCAAAGGTCGGATCATGCCGGGCGACGCGTTTTACTTTCCGCAGCTTCCGCAGTATCCGAGCCTCACCGCGACCGGCGCCGTCATCGGCACGAAGACCTACGTACGGTTTCTCGGCGCGCAGGCCCAATTCGGCGGCGCATCGATTCCGATGGGTTCCTACGTCGTCAACTTCTCGCCCAATCAGTACTTCGCGCAGAACTCGCTATCGGGCGCGACCGCGGACCTAACCTGGAACTTTGCCGGCAACACCAACACGCTCTCGGCTATGCACCTGCGGTACGACACGCAAAACTATCTGTACGCCGCCTTCGAGCAGCATATCGTCGGCGATCACGAGTACGCGATCTTCTCCGTCAATCCGGCGACGCGCGCCGGCAAGTTTTACAACCTGCAGCTCTACGATCGCTTGAGCGACCGCCTGCAGCTCCAGACGTTTACGCAGGTGTACGCGTATCAATACAATTTAAGCGCGCCGCAAGCGGCTACGCAGACGACGTATCTCGAAGGCACGTACGCATTTCCGCACTCCTACGTGTCCGCGATCGCGAACCTCACGAACTATAACATGCTGGGCATCAACCCGCTGGTATATGAGATCACGCATCCCGACAGCAACAGCATCAAAACGGGAGCCGGCAGTCTGTCGCATCCGTCGTCGCTGCAGATCAACGTCTCGAGCTTCCAGAACCGGATCGGAAAAACGCCGTTCTACGAGCAGATCTACGGCGGCTACGGGTTCAATCACGACACGGTCGGACCCGACCAGTATCTGCAAGGCTGCCGGGAAGCGAACTGCGGCCTGCCCGCCAGTCCATGGGCTCCTCCCAATAACGTGCCCGGGCTTCAGGCGTACGGCTCGCAATGCAACTACAACGCGCCGTACAAGTCCTCAGCCCCGGTCTATTTTTGTCCGGTGTACACGACGATCTACAATGCCGTGGCCGGTTTCAACCTCTACGCGACGTCGATTCCCGTGTTCGGCGATGAGGGTCCGTACAAGACGTTCTATCTCAACGCCAGCTTCAACGATCAAGAGCAGTGGAACTCACTGCCGCACCGTATCCGCCAAGAGATTACCAACGTCAGCCTGAGCCGGCAGTTCGAGCGTCAGGTCAACTCGTATCTCAGCTACTCCGTGCAAAACACCGGCGATTACTATCTGCACGGCGGCTACACGACGTGCACGCCGGGCCCGCTCTGTCCGCCGGGCCTCGACACGTTTCGCGGCGTCGCGACCTGGCGAACGCTCTCGCTCGGCGTCAACTACGTGCCGTCGCCGGAGTTCAACTTTTCGGTGCTCGCCCGCCACCACGCTGACTTTCCGCAGCCGGCTCCCAACTTCTACACGCAGCCGCCGGTCAACGTACTCGGCCAGCCCCTCTACACGACGTACTTGGGGCAGCCGCCCAACGACATCACCGGCGACGTGCGGTTCAAGCTCTTGCCGCACATGCTAATCGACGTCGCGCGCACGTACTACTTCCACTACGGTTCGCAGAACTGGAGCCCGCAAACCGTCATCCAGGTGCTGCCGATATGATGCGTCGCGCCCTTTCGGTCTTCATCGCTGCGCTCGCGATCGTGCTGATCGCGGCCGGACCGGGGATCGTCGTCACGGGACAGCTGCTTGCGTACCAGGAGGGTTACGTCTTCTTTACGACCGGCGACGGTTTTCACGTGTCGCCCAACGTTGTGATTCACGACGCCAAGACGAACGGCCCGGCCACGATCGTCCCGGGTCCGCGCGTCTACGCTCGCGCAACGTTCGATTCCACCGGCACCGTCACCCAGCTCGATCTTTCGCGC comes from the Candidatus Baltobacteraceae bacterium genome and includes:
- a CDS encoding phosphopentomutase; this encodes MAIVIDSGGVGALPDSGAYGDSSGVDTIGNVARSVGALRMPNFESYGLGALTTIRGLTPPARPRARVGRLRGRSAGKDTVTGHWEMTGILTAQAFPTYPKGFPPEVIEGFAAITGRQPLGNKAASGTEIIEELGPAHLSSGRPILYTSADSVFQVAAHEEVVPLSTLYEWCERARGMLVAPHNVNRVIARPFLGKPGAFQRTPNRRDYALEPPACVLDELAAGGVEVHAVGKICDIYCGHGIASSLRAVDNRDAMEKTLDLLRTVNGGFIFTNLNDFDSKYGHRRDARGYAAALEELDAMAPQLESLMRAGDEVVFTADHGCDPTAPGTDHTREYVPFVHLSGSAGAVLGDIEGLDMVGATVKAAFAGR
- the murJ gene encoding murein biosynthesis integral membrane protein MurJ — its product is MKQHLRVVPESHRPHHPRFSIAASTMFIVGATFASTVLGFMREVVSAKYYGTRWEMDTFLAAATIPTILFGVFNGALVSALLPTFSEYLTHKKEDEAWRLASTVLNVLAIVLTFGAVLGYFLAPYYVPVIAHGFPAPQMGVAIRMTRWLMPSIVAVSLSGVLSAMLNAYHRFRATAMIGVSVNIVTIACVLALNHEIGIYALVLGTTLGLIAQMAVQLPSFLAIGKYRPIIDLKHPGLAKIWLLLGPIIVGSAAGQLALFFDRFFASTLAPGYIAGMNYAVKLVNFPQQIFAAAIATVIFPLLAAQFAQENRRGVARSLVTGLRLVNFITIPACCALIVLAHPMVQTLFERGTFQATATDLTAGLLPYSAVGLIALAANVVLTRCCFACKESLWPVTISVGTVVLNVLLSLVWLQPLGAKGLLLANSVSQAVQAVLLLMLVARLVSGIDWGALMIPLCKTIVASLAMFSALHWIGTLGVVPEATLASRAWFLFGQIAIGAAVFVAVARLLGIEELELARRTILAKFERNLFSPPDGPQAPIA
- a CDS encoding sugar transferase is translated as MQIAVAAPPLERTVPQTWRAVKRLTDVVLGMVLLLLVSPIVAIAAIGIVCVTGGSPFYAQERVGMGGRRFKMYKLRTMVNGAHAMRDDLMHLNEASGPVFKIRNDPRLHPLGRLLRRSSIDEFPNFLNVVLGDMSLVGPRPALPCEVAHYDAFARRRLTVPQGITCLWQVNGRSEVSFEHWMELDNHYVDTWSPMGDLVLIARTIPAVLRKDGAH